A portion of the Mesobacillus sp. AQ2 genome contains these proteins:
- a CDS encoding PspC domain-containing protein, translated as MKLSRSRTNRMLAGVLGGMAESFGVKAALLRILFVILLFSTAFFPMAVLYLVFVFALPNREEY; from the coding sequence ATGAAATTATCCCGTTCCCGGACGAACCGGATGCTCGCAGGAGTGCTCGGCGGGATGGCAGAATCCTTTGGAGTGAAGGCAGCCCTGCTGCGAATCCTGTTTGTGATTCTGCTGTTCAGTACGGCATTCTTCCCGATGGCCGTCCTTTATCTTGTATTTGTGTTTGCACTGCCAAACAGGGAGGAATATTAA
- the nagB gene encoding glucosamine-6-phosphate deaminase, with the protein MKLIQTLNYAELSQQAAAQVLSSLKGNPALNLGLATGSTPTGLYQELIKDHQLNGTSYQQVNTFNLDEYIGVPKKDYHSYHYFMCEKLFKHIDIPLDQTHIPDGTAMDFAKECTRYEQFILEHGGIDLQVLGIGQNGHIGFNEPGTSFDSRTHIIDLAESTRKANSRFFASLDDVPRQAITMGIATILDSREIFLLVSGTAKAEALARLMNGEVSEEFPASVLKKHENVTIFADKEAAAML; encoded by the coding sequence GTGAAACTGATCCAAACATTGAATTACGCAGAGCTTAGCCAGCAGGCAGCAGCGCAAGTCCTCTCTAGCCTCAAAGGGAATCCAGCGCTCAATCTTGGCCTTGCTACCGGAAGTACACCGACCGGACTTTATCAGGAACTTATTAAAGACCATCAGTTGAACGGGACTTCCTACCAACAAGTAAACACATTCAACCTGGATGAATACATTGGCGTTCCAAAAAAGGATTATCACAGCTACCACTACTTCATGTGTGAGAAGCTATTTAAACACATCGATATCCCGCTTGACCAAACCCATATACCTGATGGTACAGCAATGGATTTTGCCAAAGAATGCACACGTTATGAACAGTTCATCCTTGAGCATGGAGGCATTGACCTGCAGGTTCTCGGGATTGGACAGAATGGGCATATCGGTTTTAATGAACCAGGAACATCATTCGACAGCAGGACGCACATCATCGACCTGGCGGAAAGCACACGCAAGGCAAATTCGCGTTTTTTCGCTTCGCTTGATGATGTCCCGAGGCAGGCGATCACTATGGGAATTGCCACGATCTTGGATAGCAGGGAAATCTTCTTGCTTGTTTCCGGCACTGCAAAAGCTGAGGCACTTGCCCGCTTGATGAATGGCGAAGTCAGCGAAGAGTTTCCTGCTTCTGTCCTGAAAAAGCACGAGAATGTTACGATTTTTGCCGATAAAGAAGCGGCAGCAATGCTTTGA
- the lgt gene encoding prolipoprotein diacylglyceryl transferase, whose translation MEKNIQPIDPIAFSLGPIQVHWYGVIIGLGIALALWIAMREGERRGLPKDIFADLMLWAIPIAIISARIYYVIFQWDYYVQYPGEIFKIWNGGIAIHGALIGAVATTYFFTKSRNVSFWKLADIAAPSIILGQAIGRWGNFMNQEAHGGEVTRAFLENLHLPEFIINQMYINGTYYHPTFLYESIWNLLGFILLMSLRRVNLGRGELFLSYVIWYSIGRFFVEGMRTDSLMLTDTLRIAQTISIALIAFAIGLWIYRRAKGYSKVRYLDN comes from the coding sequence ATGGAAAAGAATATTCAGCCGATCGACCCGATTGCCTTTTCGCTTGGCCCGATCCAGGTGCACTGGTACGGCGTCATCATCGGGCTTGGAATTGCGCTCGCTTTATGGATTGCCATGCGCGAAGGCGAACGGCGCGGATTGCCAAAAGATATATTTGCAGACTTGATGCTCTGGGCGATTCCAATCGCCATCATCTCAGCAAGGATTTATTATGTTATCTTCCAGTGGGATTATTACGTACAGTATCCGGGCGAGATTTTTAAAATCTGGAATGGCGGGATTGCGATTCATGGCGCGTTGATCGGAGCTGTAGCCACTACTTATTTCTTTACGAAGTCAAGGAATGTTTCATTCTGGAAGCTTGCGGATATCGCCGCTCCGAGTATCATCCTTGGCCAGGCAATCGGCCGCTGGGGCAATTTCATGAACCAGGAGGCACATGGCGGAGAAGTCACCCGGGCATTTTTGGAGAACCTGCATCTTCCTGAATTCATCATCAACCAGATGTATATCAATGGCACATACTATCACCCAACGTTCCTGTATGAATCTATCTGGAATCTGCTTGGTTTTATCCTGCTTATGTCGTTGCGCAGGGTCAACCTGGGCCGCGGGGAACTTTTCCTCAGTTATGTCATCTGGTATTCAATCGGACGCTTCTTTGTCGAAGGCATGCGCACAGACAGCCTGATGCTGACAGACACGCTAAGGATTGCCCAGACTATCTCAATCGCACTGATTGCTTTTGCGATTGGTTTATGGATTTACAGGAGAGCCAAGGGTTATTCAAAAGTAAGATATTTAGATAACTAG
- the hprK gene encoding HPr(Ser) kinase/phosphatase, producing MPKVRTKDIIEKFDMELLSGEEGINRPITTTDISRPGLEIAGYFEYYPAERLQLLGKTELTFFEKLNPREKTERMEKLCTDITPGIIVTRDMEVPAELIEAAERESVPVMRSKQKTTRLSSHLTNYLESKLAPTTAVHGVLVDLYGIGVLITGKSGVGKSETALELVKRGHRLVADDCVEIRQEDIGTLVGNSPDLIEHLLEIRGVGIINVMTLFGAGAVRSHKRISLIIDLEIWDQKKSYDRLGLDEEKMRILDTDITKLTIPVRPGRNLAVIIEVAAMNFRLKRMGMNAAEQFTNRLSDVIEDGDHDER from the coding sequence TTGCCAAAAGTCCGCACTAAAGACATCATCGAGAAATTCGACATGGAATTGTTAAGTGGAGAGGAAGGCATCAACCGTCCGATTACGACCACTGATATCTCAAGGCCGGGACTCGAGATTGCCGGTTACTTTGAATATTATCCTGCGGAGCGCCTGCAGTTGCTTGGTAAAACAGAATTGACCTTCTTTGAAAAACTGAACCCTCGCGAAAAGACAGAGCGGATGGAAAAGCTTTGTACAGATATTACGCCAGGCATCATTGTTACAAGGGACATGGAAGTTCCGGCTGAACTGATTGAAGCGGCCGAACGAGAATCTGTTCCGGTCATGAGATCGAAGCAAAAGACAACAAGGCTTTCGAGTCATCTGACAAATTACCTGGAGAGCAAGCTTGCACCAACTACTGCCGTACATGGTGTACTGGTCGATCTATATGGGATTGGCGTTCTGATCACAGGCAAAAGCGGTGTCGGTAAAAGTGAAACTGCGCTTGAACTGGTCAAACGCGGACACCGGCTGGTAGCGGATGATTGCGTCGAAATCCGCCAGGAAGATATCGGAACACTCGTCGGTAACTCGCCAGATCTAATTGAACATCTGCTCGAAATCCGCGGCGTGGGCATCATCAATGTCATGACCCTGTTCGGGGCAGGAGCGGTACGCTCACATAAACGGATTTCCCTGATTATTGATCTCGAAATCTGGGACCAGAAAAAATCATATGATAGATTGGGCCTTGATGAAGAAAAAATGAGAATCCTCGACACCGATATCACGAAGCTGACGATTCCGGTCCGTCCAGGCCGTAACCTCGCTGTCATCATTGAGGTAGCCGCAATGAACTTCAGGCTGAAGCGCATGGGGATGAACGCAGCAGAGCAATTCACCAACAGGCTTTCTGACGTCATCGAAGACGGCGACCATGATGAACGGTAA
- a CDS encoding DUF2164 domain-containing protein: protein MLKNFQIDDFARNQMTAEIKQYFLEERGEELGDLAAMLILEFFANKLAPHFYNKGIQDGHDFISQRLDDIFELNK, encoded by the coding sequence ATGCTTAAGAACTTCCAGATTGATGATTTTGCCAGGAATCAAATGACCGCTGAGATCAAGCAATATTTCCTTGAAGAACGGGGTGAGGAACTGGGAGATTTGGCTGCCATGCTGATTCTTGAATTTTTTGCGAATAAGCTCGCACCTCACTTTTATAATAAAGGAATCCAGGACGGCCACGATTTCATATCACAGCGTCTTGATGACATATTTGAACTGAACAAATAA
- a CDS encoding N-acetylmuramoyl-L-alanine amidase, translated as MLDAGHGYNTPGKRSPDGLREYEFNRAVANYANQLLENYKNVTVYFSHSDQRDVSLTARTDKANSLNVEIFVSIHANAFGSGGWNNVGGIETYVYPSRPPVANQLAQKIQRNLVIATGLENRGVRTADFHVLRETKMDAVLVEGGFMTNRNEVELLRSETYRRTIAEGIVKALAEQFKLQREDNAPPSPAPPPSAAKSAATGRKGGLYKVQAGAFEDERNAEELAARLRKAGFEAYIEQE; from the coding sequence ATGCTTGATGCTGGGCATGGCTACAACACCCCGGGTAAGCGAAGTCCTGATGGATTGAGAGAATATGAGTTTAACAGGGCCGTGGCGAATTATGCGAACCAGCTGCTTGAAAACTACAAGAATGTCACCGTGTATTTTTCTCATTCCGATCAGCGAGATGTGTCATTGACAGCAAGGACAGACAAGGCGAACAGCCTGAATGTGGAGATATTTGTATCGATCCATGCCAATGCGTTTGGGAGCGGGGGCTGGAATAATGTCGGCGGTATTGAGACTTATGTCTATCCATCCAGGCCGCCTGTGGCGAATCAGCTGGCCCAAAAAATCCAGCGCAATCTTGTCATCGCTACAGGTCTCGAGAACCGCGGGGTACGAACTGCTGATTTCCATGTCCTGAGGGAAACAAAAATGGACGCCGTCCTTGTGGAGGGCGGATTTATGACAAACAGGAACGAAGTGGAGCTGCTGCGCTCCGAAACGTACCGAAGAACGATAGCAGAAGGCATTGTCAAAGCTTTGGCAGAGCAGTTCAAGCTCCAGCGAGAAGACAATGCGCCACCATCTCCTGCTCCCCCACCTTCGGCTGCAAAATCTGCCGCTACAGGCAGGAAAGGCGGATTATACAAAGTCCAGGCAGGGGCGTTCGAAGATGAGCGTAACGCTGAAGAACTTGCCGCACGTTTAAGGAAGGCGGGCTTTGAAGCCTATATTGAGCAGGAATAG
- the nagA gene encoding N-acetylglucosamine-6-phosphate deacetylase: protein MKELLLVNARILTEETLIQKGYLYIKDGIIADIGLVSSLPEHHADVVELPEDSTIVPGFIDVHIHGAGGADTMDATIEALTTMASFLPEEGTTSFLATTITQEQSAIFKALKNAEDYMGSHNYPGKAEMLGIHLEGPFINEVRKGAQPEKYINKPDIELFKNMQQASGNNIRLVTLAPEKENGNELIAHLAKNGVIASVGHSDATYAQMSEAVKSGASHVTHLFNGMRGIHHRDPGVAGAALLLDELKIELIADGIHVVPEMLDLAIRSKGKDGVILITDSMRAKCLKNGIYDLGGQAVSVADGKALLEDGTLAGSILKMKDSLKNMMKFTGISLEDAVKLSSENPARQLKVFNRKGSIAAGKDADLVVLDSNNDVAMTFCRGIISYTRL, encoded by the coding sequence ATGAAAGAATTATTGCTGGTTAACGCCAGGATTTTAACCGAAGAGACGTTGATTCAAAAAGGATATCTTTATATAAAAGACGGGATAATTGCTGATATCGGGCTTGTTTCTTCCCTCCCCGAGCATCATGCAGATGTAGTGGAACTGCCGGAAGATAGCACAATTGTTCCCGGGTTCATTGATGTGCACATCCATGGAGCCGGCGGAGCCGATACGATGGACGCAACCATTGAAGCCCTGACCACCATGGCGTCGTTCCTGCCAGAGGAAGGAACGACCAGTTTTCTTGCTACAACGATCACACAGGAACAATCCGCCATTTTCAAAGCTTTGAAAAATGCCGAAGACTATATGGGCAGTCATAATTATCCAGGAAAAGCGGAGATGCTCGGGATCCATCTGGAAGGACCCTTCATCAATGAAGTACGTAAAGGGGCCCAGCCAGAGAAATACATCAACAAACCCGATATCGAGCTATTCAAGAACATGCAGCAAGCATCAGGGAACAATATCAGGCTTGTCACGCTGGCGCCGGAAAAAGAGAACGGCAATGAACTTATAGCACATTTGGCCAAAAATGGTGTCATTGCTTCGGTTGGCCATTCTGATGCTACATACGCACAGATGTCTGAAGCTGTAAAATCCGGCGCGAGCCATGTGACCCATTTATTCAATGGTATGCGCGGGATACATCACCGCGATCCAGGAGTCGCAGGAGCTGCGCTGCTTTTGGATGAGTTGAAAATCGAGCTGATTGCGGATGGAATCCATGTCGTTCCAGAAATGCTTGATCTAGCGATACGGTCAAAGGGAAAAGATGGTGTCATTCTGATTACCGATTCCATGAGGGCGAAATGCCTTAAGAACGGCATATACGACCTTGGCGGGCAAGCAGTGAGTGTTGCGGACGGAAAGGCACTTTTAGAAGATGGAACTCTTGCTGGCAGTATTTTAAAAATGAAGGATTCCCTGAAGAATATGATGAAATTCACCGGCATCAGTCTTGAGGATGCAGTAAAGCTATCCAGTGAGAATCCTGCCAGGCAGCTTAAAGTTTTCAATCGAAAAGGAAGCATTGCTGCCGGGAAGGATGCCGATCTTGTTGTGCTGGACAGCAACAACGATGTTGCCATGACTTTTTGCCGGGGTATCATCAGCTATACCCGCTTATAA
- a CDS encoding DUF4097 domain-containing protein — translation MKEERKRILKLVEEGKMTVEEALFLIEQLEQGKTQNQEKSTALSTNVNFEEAKKAEYKKEDYNTYNFNTVKDKVLDFVDSAFKKIKDFDLDLNFGHSVDITHIFQQGDTYLNQVDIDMANGSVKIVPWEQKDVRVECSAKVYRVENQDEARKKFLEDAIFTIENQKLRFSVQQKWMKVDAVIHIPKEEYENVRIRLFNGTIEGENLTIKDCRAKTANGKVLLGNLECGKLETETVSGQISIQRSAIRELEAETINGAIKADGFFNHVDLQSFNGNVTCTVKNQDCESVEVKATTGSIEVTLPEKTPASGELKSNLGGFTIELDGIQVVEEKSDMVQKHLRFKPADGGQKAVRLYADTKTGSIAVKKILQQQ, via the coding sequence ATGAAAGAAGAAAGAAAACGGATTTTGAAGCTTGTTGAAGAGGGAAAGATGACGGTGGAAGAAGCTTTGTTCCTGATCGAGCAGCTGGAGCAGGGGAAAACACAGAACCAGGAAAAATCAACCGCTCTTTCAACAAATGTGAATTTTGAAGAAGCCAAAAAAGCTGAATACAAAAAAGAAGATTACAATACGTATAATTTCAACACTGTAAAAGATAAGGTGCTTGATTTTGTAGATTCTGCTTTCAAAAAGATCAAGGATTTCGATTTGGACCTGAACTTTGGCCATTCCGTTGATATCACGCATATTTTCCAGCAGGGTGATACTTATTTGAACCAGGTGGACATTGATATGGCAAATGGTTCGGTAAAAATAGTGCCATGGGAACAAAAGGATGTGCGAGTCGAGTGCAGTGCGAAAGTGTATCGGGTCGAAAACCAGGATGAGGCACGCAAGAAGTTTTTAGAGGATGCAATCTTCACGATTGAAAATCAAAAGCTCCGTTTTTCGGTGCAGCAAAAGTGGATGAAGGTGGATGCAGTCATCCATATTCCGAAAGAAGAATATGAAAATGTCCGGATCCGCTTGTTTAATGGAACCATCGAAGGTGAAAACTTAACAATAAAGGATTGCCGGGCAAAAACGGCAAACGGCAAAGTATTGCTCGGAAACCTTGAGTGCGGCAAGCTGGAAACGGAAACTGTGAGTGGCCAAATCAGCATCCAGCGAAGTGCAATCAGAGAACTTGAAGCTGAAACAATCAATGGCGCAATCAAGGCCGATGGCTTTTTTAATCATGTCGATCTTCAATCTTTTAATGGAAATGTGACATGCACAGTAAAGAACCAGGATTGCGAAAGCGTGGAAGTGAAGGCCACGACAGGAAGCATAGAGGTGACCCTGCCGGAAAAAACACCAGCCAGTGGTGAACTCAAATCGAATCTTGGCGGCTTTACCATCGAGCTCGATGGCATACAGGTCGTTGAGGAGAAAAGTGATATGGTTCAGAAACATCTTCGCTTCAAGCCTGCTGATGGCGGGCAAAAGGCAGTCAGGCTCTATGCTGACACCAAAACAGGTTCAATAGCAGTAAAAAAAATATTACAACAGCAGTAG
- a CDS encoding DUF4870 domain-containing protein has translation MDTKRILSALCYFSIMFAGILFPLVAYLASEDGDVKFHAKKALMSHLIPLIPVPLILIAVFIDFNGGTGGFPVFLFSSAILMVILSFIVLIWNLVKGIKVLNTN, from the coding sequence ATGGATACGAAAAGGATTCTGTCAGCTTTGTGCTATTTCAGTATTATGTTCGCCGGGATCTTGTTCCCCCTTGTTGCTTATTTAGCTTCAGAGGATGGAGATGTAAAGTTCCATGCGAAGAAAGCGCTAATGTCACATCTTATACCACTGATTCCTGTGCCGCTTATTTTAATTGCGGTGTTCATTGATTTTAACGGAGGAACAGGGGGATTCCCTGTATTCCTGTTCAGCAGTGCGATTTTAATGGTTATATTGAGTTTCATTGTCCTTATATGGAATTTGGTTAAAGGAATAAAGGTGCTTAATACAAATTGA
- a CDS encoding GntR family transcriptional regulator gives MIDKNSPIPIYHQLEEYIKSQIESGELKPDEAIPSERVYADLFKISRMTIRQALTNLVNDGYLYRQKGKGTFVNQKKVENRLEGMTSFTEDMKERGLTPGSRLVSFEIIPASRKIADMLHLAEHTPVFEIKRVRLADDAPLALETTFLPANLVKGLTEEIINHSLYEYIEEKLSLTIHEATQQIEATIAKEHELPLLEIDRGSPVLLIHRTSYLKDGTPFEYVKSAYRADRYKFVHSMKR, from the coding sequence ATGATTGATAAAAATTCACCTATACCGATTTATCATCAGCTTGAAGAATATATTAAAAGCCAGATTGAAAGCGGCGAGCTCAAGCCTGATGAAGCCATTCCCTCGGAACGCGTTTATGCCGACCTCTTCAAAATCAGCCGAATGACCATCAGGCAGGCGTTGACGAATCTTGTGAATGATGGATACCTGTACCGCCAAAAAGGGAAAGGCACCTTCGTCAATCAAAAGAAAGTCGAAAATCGCCTGGAGGGAATGACAAGCTTTACAGAAGACATGAAGGAGCGCGGGCTTACTCCTGGCAGCAGGCTGGTGTCATTCGAAATCATTCCCGCCAGCCGGAAAATTGCCGATATGCTCCACCTCGCAGAACATACACCTGTGTTTGAAATCAAGCGTGTCAGACTTGCCGATGATGCCCCGCTGGCTCTTGAAACCACATTTCTACCTGCCAATCTGGTGAAGGGATTGACAGAGGAAATCATCAATCATTCCCTTTACGAGTACATCGAGGAAAAACTATCCCTGACGATCCATGAAGCGACACAGCAAATCGAGGCGACAATCGCGAAGGAACACGAATTGCCCTTGCTGGAAATCGATAGAGGCTCGCCAGTCCTGCTGATACACAGGACTTCATATCTAAAGGATGGCACCCCCTTCGAATACGTAAAGTCAGCATATCGCGCCGACCGATACAAATTCGTTCATAGTATGAAGCGGTAA
- a CDS encoding polysaccharide deacetylase family protein, with the protein MFRLKSKTARWCTVVCLVGWLVTSSSAVASQVKKPVVHSSCQHQELKPAYHRTDHVLKKLETKPPRFIVSETRYKEQPTPDVVNPPSEEPAKAPSKTVYLTFDDGPHKVSDQLLSILNEFDAKATFFMLDGNMRNFPDAVKRMAEAGHSLGAHGVTHDKTKIYQSPQTVVAEMEQTLKTIKEITGIDSTLIRTPYGSAPYMKDPYKKAVSDKGYQLWDWNVDSKDWYYRDNRLVANTIAQVADKAKKDEPLVILLHEREETLIQLPQLLEFLKKQNYDFKALDAQMTPIQLK; encoded by the coding sequence GTGTTCAGATTGAAAAGTAAAACAGCCAGATGGTGCACTGTTGTTTGTTTAGTTGGGTGGCTAGTCACTTCCTCTTCCGCCGTGGCTAGCCAGGTGAAAAAGCCAGTGGTCCATAGTTCCTGCCAACATCAGGAACTCAAACCAGCTTATCATCGCACTGACCATGTGTTAAAAAAACTTGAAACAAAGCCGCCTAGATTTATAGTAAGTGAAACACGATATAAAGAACAACCGACTCCAGACGTAGTTAACCCTCCCTCTGAAGAACCAGCCAAAGCTCCTTCAAAAACTGTCTACTTAACATTTGACGACGGACCGCACAAGGTATCAGACCAACTTTTATCGATTCTAAATGAGTTTGACGCAAAAGCTACCTTTTTTATGCTGGACGGCAATATGAGGAACTTTCCCGATGCGGTAAAAAGGATGGCAGAAGCCGGCCACAGCCTTGGAGCGCATGGTGTCACCCATGACAAAACGAAAATCTATCAGTCTCCGCAAACCGTTGTCGCTGAAATGGAACAGACACTAAAGACCATCAAAGAAATCACAGGAATCGATTCGACCCTGATCCGCACACCATATGGGAGCGCCCCTTACATGAAGGATCCTTATAAAAAAGCCGTCAGTGACAAAGGATACCAGTTGTGGGACTGGAACGTAGACAGCAAAGACTGGTATTACCGCGATAACCGGCTGGTTGCCAATACAATCGCCCAGGTAGCAGACAAAGCCAAGAAGGATGAGCCGCTCGTGATCCTTCTGCATGAAAGAGAAGAAACCCTTATCCAGCTGCCTCAATTGCTGGAATTCCTGAAAAAGCAGAATTATGATTTTAAAGCGCTCGATGCACAGATGACACCGATTCAGTTGAAATAG
- a CDS encoding phage holin family protein yields the protein MRWLLGIVINAVLFMALAGYFENEIYLSGFGAALGASFILSILNILVKPILIILTLPVTVLSLGLFLFVINAVTLMLTDSMMGSSFEIAGFGMALLTAVIMSIANLVIQNTVLRESDKKRR from the coding sequence ATGAGATGGCTGTTGGGGATCGTCATTAACGCAGTCCTTTTCATGGCACTTGCCGGGTATTTCGAGAATGAGATTTATCTGTCTGGCTTCGGTGCTGCATTAGGCGCCAGCTTCATTCTTTCAATCTTGAATATCCTGGTTAAGCCGATTTTAATCATTTTGACACTTCCTGTCACAGTCCTTAGCCTCGGACTATTCCTGTTTGTCATCAACGCAGTCACGCTGATGCTGACAGACAGCATGATGGGGAGTTCATTTGAAATAGCCGGTTTTGGCATGGCGCTTCTTACAGCGGTGATCATGTCCATCGCAAACCTGGTCATCCAGAACACGGTGTTGCGCGAATCGGATAAAAAACGCAGGTAA